A single genomic interval of Penicillium psychrofluorescens genome assembly, chromosome: 2 harbors:
- a CDS encoding uncharacterized protein (ID:PFLUO_002625-T1.cds;~source:funannotate): MPELSPLTCDDECSRLERNRSLASALGVDINQSTTIQTITATNLPYSSETLDQYIQLASSAPLSTLQTYESSLHSLAASTSQRSFRFQPAKSTLRAFAHSLATDWGFVTESHDPDPHRHVFVLKPLSWTPPVFGLGSSSSAIGIGGMSVRECVKLRERERTKESEARRVAALEAKAARDALRTQSASGEGGWAQVASRGKKDGTSSASTRSTTPVPAHQGLFNGGSMFAALAGDNAGGGMKKKERLVLRSGIGAGKSLRALQQQQANVEVVDSWEEAEEKEEQVEREQEEIEPGLELKYGQEKIDGDGVAQVQDQDEAVEDSESSMKPGDDSGSPVLEESQVSVADADDADYLIV, from the coding sequence ATGCCCGAGCTCTCCCCACTGACCTGCGACGACGAATGTTCGCGTCTCGAGCGGAACCGCTCCCTAGCCTCCGCCCTCGGCGTCGACATCAACCAATCGACCACAATCCAaaccatcaccgccacgAACCTCCCCTACTCCAGCGAAACACTAGATCAATACATCCAACTCGCCTCCTCGGCACCACTGTCGACTCTCCAGACCTACGAATCAAGCCTACACTCCCTGGCAGCCTCAACATCGCAGCGCTCATTCCGCTTCCAGCCCGCAAAATCCACCCTGCGCGCCTTCGCCCACTCCCTCGCAACTGATTGGGGGTTCGTAACAGAAAGCCACGACCCAGACCCGCACCGCCATGTTTTCGTGCTGAAACCCCTCTCCTGGACACCCCCAGTCTTCGGCCTAGGCAGCAGCAGTTCTGCAATCGGAATCGGCGGCATGAGCGTCCGCGAGTGCGTCAAgctgcgcgagcgcgagcGTACCAAGGAATCGGAGGCCCGCCGCGTCGCTGCTCTTGAAGCAAAAGCCGCGCGTGATGCACTGAGAACGCAGTCTGCTTCTGGGGAAGGCGGCTGGGCGCAAGTTGCCTCGCGCGGCAAGAAGGATGGGACCAGTTCGGCGAGCACAAGGAGCACGACTCCCGTTCCGGCGCATCAGGGCCTGTTTAATGGCGGGTCTATGtttgcggcgctggcgggTGATAATGCGGGGGgagggatgaagaagaaggaaagactTGTTCTGCGCTCGGGGATTGGGGCGGGGAAGTCTTTGCGTGcgctgcagcagcagcaggctaATGTGGAGGTTGTGGATAGttgggaggaggcggaggagaaggaggagcaggttgAGCGGGAACAAGAGGAGATTGAGCCTGGCCTTGAGCTTAAGTATGGGCAGGAGAAGATAGATGGGGATGGAGTTGCTCAGGTGCAGGATCAAGATGAGGCGGTTGAAGATTCGGAGTCTTCTATGAAACCGGGTGATGATAGTGGCTCCCCTGTTCTGGAAGAGAGCCAAGTTTCCGTGGCTGatgctgatgatgctgattACTTGATTGTCTGA
- a CDS encoding uncharacterized protein (ID:PFLUO_002626-T1.cds;~source:funannotate) — translation MSVGNGAVVAVAAGVAAGLVETVIHPLDTVITRIQSADALQYKKAQGSVTRKLYMGLYQGFGPTVIASIPASIAFFTTYESCKSAFDKAQKAGHLQGIPQSVSYAASSAVAELVSCAIMNPAQVLKQNAQVVQSSHGRAKSPTAQVLRQFANRPSTLWTGYTMLAAGQLPCVSLTFWIYESLKSNWLANPNRQPNDILQQVQTSALCAAIAGCFSSWAFVPADVIKTRMRLAAGRRPANTHFSPSAITEAASTAHKPSRAAPKVFAFAAQIVRQEGISVLFRGSILTCVAAGAGSAIYLGSYEAIKLYFDALH, via the coding sequence GGTCTCGTGGAAACGGTCATCCATCCGCTCGACACGGTCATCACTCGAATCCAGTCAGCGGACGCATTGCAGTACAAAAAGGCACAGGGATCAGTCACCCGCAAACTGTACATGGGCCTCTATCAAGGGTTCGGCCCTACCGTGATAGCGAGTATCCCGGCGTCTATTGCTTTCTTCACCACGTACGAATCCTGCAAGTCTGCCTTCgacaaggcccagaaggccgGACACCTCCAAGGAATCCCGCAGTCGGTGAGCTATGCCGCCAGCAGTGCGGTTGCTGAGCTGGTCTCGTGTGCTATTATGAATCCTGCACAAGTCCTCAAGCAGAACGCACAGGTTGTCCAGAGTTCCCATGGTCGGGCCAAGTCTCCTACAGCGCAGGTCCTCAGGCAATTCGCCAACCGTCCATCGACACTGTGGACCGGCTAcaccatgctggccgccggTCAGCTGCCATGCGTCTCTCTCACTTTCTGGATCTATGAATCCCTCAAATCGAATTGGCTCGCCAATCCCAACAGGCAGCCGAATGATATCCTGCAGCAAGTCCAGACGAGCGCTCTCTGTGCCGCTATTGCAGGGTGCTTCTCATCCTGGGCTTTTGTCCCCGCGGACGTGATCAAGACCAGAATGAGACTTGCCGCCGGTCGTAGACCGGCGAACACTCACTTTAGTCCTTCTGCCATCACCGAGGCCGCATCGACCGCACACAAACCATCCCGTGCTGCGCCAAAGGTCTTTGCCTTCGCAGCACAGATAGTTCGCCAAGAGGGCATTTCGGTTTTGTTCAGAGGCTCCATTCTGACCTGCGTCGCGGCGGGTGCGGGAAGTGCAATCTATCTGGGGTCTTACGAGGCCATCAAGCTATATTTCGACGCGTTGCATTGA